In the genome of Bradyrhizobium arachidis, one region contains:
- a CDS encoding flavin monoamine oxidase family protein, which yields MPLPSSVDVAIIGAGAAGLGAAHALAGSGLSVIVLEARGRLGGRAWTVQASPDVIFDVGCGWLHSADKNSFVAIAKRLNFEVNTDLPPWRDRAFGEVFPERERDEFARTIDEFYERVSEAAEAGEDAPAERYLEPGNRWNPMINAVSTYVNGCELDRVSILDMDAYEDTYFNWRVRAGYGALIAAYGAACPVALNCNVSMIDHSGRRIRIETSSGTLTADKVIVTVPTNLIADEAIRFSPPLPAKVDAACGLPLGADDKVVLALEDAEAFPKEGNLRGATMRTAMGTYHIRPFGQPCIDGFFGGRFARELEDAGEGAFAAQSIDEIADYLGNDIRRKLKPLAESRWGYDPLARGAYSHALPGHAGDRAVLAAPVDGRLFFAGEATSPHFFSTAHGARDSGERAAKEVLAALVKP from the coding sequence ATGCCCCTCCCCTCCTCCGTCGACGTCGCGATCATCGGGGCCGGTGCCGCCGGCCTCGGCGCCGCACATGCGCTCGCGGGCTCGGGCCTCTCCGTGATCGTGCTGGAGGCGCGGGGCCGGCTCGGCGGCCGCGCCTGGACCGTACAGGCCTCGCCCGATGTCATCTTCGATGTCGGCTGCGGGTGGCTGCACTCGGCCGACAAGAACTCCTTCGTCGCAATTGCCAAGAGACTGAATTTCGAGGTCAACACCGATCTGCCGCCCTGGCGCGATCGTGCCTTTGGCGAGGTGTTTCCGGAGCGTGAGCGGGATGAGTTCGCGCGCACGATCGACGAATTCTACGAGCGCGTCAGCGAAGCTGCGGAAGCGGGCGAGGATGCACCGGCCGAGCGCTATCTCGAGCCGGGCAATCGCTGGAACCCGATGATCAACGCCGTCTCGACCTATGTGAACGGCTGTGAGCTCGATCGGGTCTCGATCCTCGACATGGACGCCTACGAAGACACCTATTTCAATTGGCGCGTCCGCGCCGGGTATGGTGCGCTGATCGCGGCCTATGGTGCCGCCTGCCCGGTGGCACTGAACTGCAACGTCTCCATGATCGACCATTCCGGCCGGCGCATCCGGATCGAGACGTCGTCGGGCACGCTCACCGCGGACAAGGTGATCGTCACGGTGCCGACCAATCTGATCGCCGACGAAGCAATCCGGTTCTCGCCGCCGCTGCCGGCCAAGGTCGATGCCGCGTGCGGCCTGCCGCTCGGCGCCGACGACAAGGTGGTGCTGGCGCTGGAGGATGCGGAAGCCTTTCCGAAGGAAGGCAATCTGCGCGGCGCCACCATGCGCACCGCAATGGGCACCTACCACATCCGCCCGTTCGGCCAGCCCTGCATCGACGGATTTTTCGGCGGCCGCTTCGCGCGCGAATTGGAGGACGCCGGCGAGGGCGCCTTCGCCGCACAGAGCATCGACGAGATCGCGGACTATTTGGGCAACGACATCCGCCGCAAGCTGAAGCCGCTGGCAGAGTCGCGCTGGGGCTACGACCCCCTTGCCCGCGGCGCCTATTCGCATGCGCTCCCTGGCCACGCCGGCGATCGCGCCGTGCTGGCCGCGCCGGTCGACGGCCGGCTGTTCTTTGCCGGAGAAGCAACGTCGCCGCACTTTTTCTCGACGGCCCATGGCGCGCGGGACAGCGGCGAGCGGGCAGCGAAGGAAGTGCTGGCGGCTCTGGTCAAGCCGTAA
- a CDS encoding DUF167 domain-containing protein, translating to MVAKDAFREPWRYSAAGISIALRVTPRGGRDDIDGIEQLADGRSVLKVRVRAIADGGEANKAVLVLLAKSLGVPKANVKLLSGATARLKQIAVDGDPGRLGEALRRLARAKSADAKSADAKSTD from the coding sequence TTGGTTGCCAAAGACGCTTTCAGGGAACCTTGGCGCTACTCCGCCGCAGGGATCAGCATCGCGCTGCGGGTGACGCCGCGCGGCGGCCGCGACGATATCGACGGGATCGAGCAATTGGCCGATGGCCGCAGCGTGCTCAAGGTGCGGGTGCGCGCGATCGCTGATGGCGGCGAGGCCAACAAGGCCGTTCTGGTGCTGCTGGCGAAATCGCTCGGCGTGCCCAAGGCCAACGTAAAACTGCTATCCGGTGCCACCGCGCGGCTGAAGCAGATCGCGGTTGATGGCGACCCGGGGCGGCTCGGCGAAGCTCTGCGCCGGCTGGCCCGAGCCAAATCAGCAGACGCCAAATCGGCAGACGCCAAATCGACAGACTGA
- a CDS encoding DUF2269 family protein, with amino-acid sequence MTLYFLVKFLHVLGAVVILGTGTGIAFFMLMAHRTNDAAFIARTASVVVIADAIFTLSAVLLQPLTGGLLMMLSATPVTERWLLASLALYVFAGLFWVPVVFMQIEMRDLARKAAEQRSALPERYFALFRRWFAFGFPGFGATMLILWLMIAKPF; translated from the coding sequence ATGACGCTGTATTTCCTGGTCAAATTTCTCCATGTGCTCGGCGCCGTCGTCATCCTCGGCACCGGAACCGGTATCGCCTTCTTCATGCTGATGGCCCATCGCACCAACGACGCAGCATTCATCGCGCGCACCGCCTCCGTGGTGGTGATCGCGGATGCGATCTTCACGCTCTCCGCCGTGCTGCTCCAGCCGCTCACGGGCGGCTTGCTGATGATGCTGTCGGCGACGCCGGTCACCGAGCGCTGGCTGCTGGCCTCGCTCGCGCTCTACGTCTTTGCCGGCCTGTTCTGGGTGCCCGTCGTCTTCATGCAGATCGAGATGCGCGATCTCGCGCGCAAGGCCGCCGAGCAACGCAGCGCGCTGCCGGAGCGCTACTTCGCCCTGTTCCGCCGCTGGTTTGCATTCGGCTTCCCCGGCTTCGGCGCGACGATGCTGATCCTGTGGTTGATGATCGCCAAACCATTTTGA
- a CDS encoding SDR family NAD(P)-dependent oxidoreductase, whose product MTERVTLITGASAGIGTELARVFAANGHRLALTARRADRLEALANELSAKCGKKPIVIACDLQDNDAGERIAAALAAEGVELDHLVNNAGFGVFGDAIERDRDEQVGIVDVNVRALTDLSLRFADQLIRNKGGLLNVGSVAGFLPGPGMAVYYASKAYVISLTEALRAELAPRGVRVTVLCPGPVPTEFQARAGVGSGHDTALLNVSATEVAREAYRGLMANKRAVLPGLGIKIVPFALRFFPRGFILSATSRFQRQRH is encoded by the coding sequence GTGACTGAGCGGGTAACGTTGATCACCGGTGCCTCGGCGGGAATAGGTACGGAGCTGGCGCGCGTGTTCGCCGCCAATGGCCACCGCCTCGCATTGACGGCGCGCCGGGCGGACCGGCTCGAGGCGCTCGCGAACGAGCTGTCCGCGAAGTGCGGCAAGAAGCCGATCGTGATCGCCTGCGATCTCCAGGACAACGACGCTGGCGAGAGGATCGCTGCGGCGCTTGCGGCCGAAGGTGTCGAGCTCGACCATCTCGTCAACAACGCCGGCTTCGGCGTGTTCGGCGATGCCATCGAGCGCGACCGCGACGAGCAGGTCGGCATCGTCGACGTCAACGTCCGCGCCTTGACCGATCTGTCGTTGCGTTTTGCCGATCAGCTGATCAGGAACAAGGGCGGTCTGCTCAATGTCGGATCGGTCGCGGGCTTCCTGCCGGGCCCCGGCATGGCCGTCTACTACGCGTCGAAGGCCTATGTGATTTCCCTCACCGAAGCCCTGCGGGCGGAGCTCGCGCCGCGCGGCGTTCGCGTCACCGTGCTTTGCCCGGGTCCGGTGCCGACCGAATTCCAGGCGCGCGCCGGCGTCGGCTCCGGCCATGATACGGCCCTGCTCAACGTGTCGGCCACTGAGGTTGCGCGTGAGGCCTATCGCGGCCTGATGGCCAACAAACGGGCAGTACTGCCCGGCCTCGGCATCAAGATCGTGCCGTTCGCGCTGCGATTCTTCCCGCGCGGCTTCATCCTGTCGGCCACCAGCCGGTTTCAGCGCCAGCGGCATTGA
- a CDS encoding bifunctional methylenetetrahydrofolate dehydrogenase/methenyltetrahydrofolate cyclohydrolase — translation MTAKIIDGKVIAAELRARVADEVARVKREHNLVPGLAVVLVGNDPASEVYVRSKHTQTQAAGMASFEHKLPADVSQGDLLALVAKLNRDPAVHGILVQLPLPKGLNTEAVINAIDPAKDVDGLHPNNAGRLAGGFEALSPCTPLGCIILTKSVHASLEGLNAIVIGRSNLVGRPLVQLLLNENASVTIAHSRSRDLPGLVKRADLVYAAVGKPEMVRGDWLKPGATVIDVGINRIPKEDGKTRLVGDVAYQEALAVAGAVTPVPGGVGQMTVACLLVNTLRAACAIAGLPKPAV, via the coding sequence ATGACGGCCAAGATCATCGACGGAAAAGTCATCGCCGCGGAGCTCCGCGCGCGCGTCGCCGATGAGGTCGCCCGGGTCAAGCGCGAGCACAATCTGGTGCCGGGCCTTGCGGTGGTGCTGGTCGGCAACGACCCCGCCAGCGAGGTCTATGTCCGCTCAAAACACACCCAGACCCAGGCCGCGGGCATGGCCTCGTTCGAGCACAAGCTGCCGGCCGACGTCTCGCAAGGAGATCTGCTGGCGCTCGTCGCAAAGCTCAACCGCGATCCCGCCGTGCACGGCATCCTGGTGCAGCTGCCGCTGCCGAAGGGGCTGAACACCGAGGCCGTCATCAATGCGATCGATCCCGCCAAGGACGTCGACGGCCTGCATCCGAACAATGCCGGCCGCCTCGCCGGCGGCTTCGAGGCGCTGTCGCCCTGCACGCCGCTCGGCTGCATCATCCTGACCAAGAGCGTGCACGCCTCGCTCGAAGGCCTGAACGCAATCGTCATCGGCCGCTCCAACCTGGTCGGCAGGCCGCTGGTGCAATTGCTGCTGAACGAGAATGCCTCGGTGACGATCGCGCATTCCCGCTCGCGCGATCTGCCAGGGCTCGTGAAGCGCGCCGACCTCGTCTATGCGGCGGTCGGAAAGCCGGAGATGGTGCGCGGCGACTGGCTGAAGCCGGGCGCAACCGTGATCGACGTCGGCATCAACCGCATTCCGAAGGAGGACGGCAAGACCCGTCTTGTCGGCGATGTCGCCTATCAGGAAGCGCTCGCCGTGGCTGGTGCAGTGACGCCGGTGCCCGGCGGCGTCGGCCAGATGACGGTGGCGTGCCTGCTGGTGAATACGCTGCGCGCCGCCTGCGCGATCGCAGGGCTGCCGAAGCCGGCGGTGTAG
- a CDS encoding enoyl-CoA hydratase, protein MAYEHILYEVSDKIATITLNRPDRMNAWTPIMERDVRHAMEASSADDNVRVIVLTGAGRAFCAGADMDALKGLDPNDVRRASNLPPFDMNRRPDWQTRYGFYPSIGKPVIAMLNGATAGIGLVHALYCDLRFAADNTVFTTAFARRGLIAEHGISWMLPRIVGHANAMDLLLSARRVTSDEALRIGLVNRLCPPEKLREETYAYARDLADFVSPSAMAVIKRQLYEVPFQTLAEATIEANREMMVALNGSDFREGVASFMEKRPPRFTGR, encoded by the coding sequence ATGGCCTACGAGCACATTCTCTATGAGGTGAGCGACAAGATCGCGACCATCACGCTCAATCGTCCCGATCGCATGAATGCGTGGACGCCGATCATGGAGCGCGATGTACGCCATGCAATGGAAGCCTCGAGCGCCGATGACAATGTCCGCGTCATCGTGCTGACAGGCGCGGGCCGTGCCTTCTGCGCCGGTGCCGACATGGATGCGCTGAAAGGGCTCGATCCCAACGACGTCAGGCGCGCATCGAACCTGCCGCCGTTCGACATGAACCGCCGGCCCGACTGGCAGACGCGCTACGGCTTCTATCCGTCGATCGGCAAGCCCGTCATCGCCATGCTCAACGGCGCGACCGCCGGCATCGGCCTCGTCCACGCGCTCTATTGCGACCTGCGCTTTGCCGCCGACAACACGGTGTTCACCACGGCCTTCGCGCGGCGCGGCCTGATTGCCGAGCACGGCATCAGCTGGATGCTGCCGCGCATCGTCGGCCATGCCAATGCGATGGATCTCTTGCTGTCAGCGAGGCGCGTGACCAGCGATGAAGCACTGCGGATCGGGCTGGTGAACCGGCTCTGCCCGCCCGAGAAGCTGCGCGAGGAAACCTACGCCTATGCGCGCGACCTCGCCGATTTCGTCTCGCCGAGCGCGATGGCCGTGATCAAGCGCCAGCTCTACGAGGTGCCGTTCCAGACCCTGGCGGAAGCGACGATTGAGGCCAACCGCGAGATGATGGTGGCGCTGAACGGGAGCGATTTCCGGGAGGGCGTCGCGAGCTTCATGGAGAAGCGGCCGCCGCGGTTTACCGGGAGGTAG
- a CDS encoding alpha/beta hydrolase family protein → MRLFNALALLPVLALLTTAPLCAEVTFGASGEEGEPFRRQQWRVPSPDDDIAAHALLFRPAGAGPFRLAVIAHASTQNALRRAQMPQPEYRALTAFLVARGFAVLVPERLGHGASGGRYVEDQGGCDEADYTRSGRATADEISRALEFLRKQDFIRKDTAIVIGHSAGGWGALALANADPNAVAAIIAFAPGRGGHANDEPNRICAPHTLLSAAAEFGKAARIPVTWLVAANDSYFAPAFSKALADAFRASGGKADFRTLPAVGSEGHWMIETEAGVKAASSELARALNPSRPVATKKP, encoded by the coding sequence ATGCGGCTCTTCAACGCTCTCGCTCTCCTGCCTGTGCTGGCCTTGCTGACTACGGCACCGCTGTGTGCAGAGGTCACATTCGGTGCGTCGGGTGAGGAGGGCGAACCGTTTCGCCGGCAACAATGGCGTGTGCCATCGCCCGACGACGACATTGCCGCGCATGCGCTGTTGTTTCGCCCTGCCGGCGCTGGTCCATTCCGGCTCGCGGTGATCGCGCATGCCTCGACGCAGAACGCCTTGCGTCGCGCGCAAATGCCGCAGCCGGAATACCGCGCGCTCACGGCCTTTCTCGTCGCACGTGGCTTTGCCGTGCTGGTGCCGGAGCGGCTCGGTCATGGTGCGAGTGGCGGCCGCTATGTCGAGGACCAGGGCGGCTGCGATGAAGCGGATTACACGCGCTCCGGTCGCGCAACGGCGGACGAAATCTCGCGCGCGTTGGAATTCCTGCGAAAGCAGGATTTTATTCGCAAGGACACAGCCATCGTGATCGGCCATTCCGCCGGCGGCTGGGGCGCGCTGGCGCTGGCCAATGCCGATCCGAACGCCGTCGCTGCGATCATCGCGTTCGCGCCGGGCCGCGGTGGCCACGCCAATGATGAGCCGAACCGGATCTGCGCGCCGCATACGCTTCTGTCGGCCGCGGCTGAGTTCGGCAAGGCGGCGCGCATTCCCGTCACATGGCTCGTTGCAGCCAACGACAGCTATTTTGCGCCGGCATTCTCGAAAGCATTGGCGGATGCGTTTCGCGCCAGCGGCGGCAAGGCCGATTTCCGCACACTGCCCGCTGTCGGCAGCGAGGGTCATTGGATGATCGAGACCGAAGCCGGGGTCAAAGCCGCAAGCAGCGAGCTCGCGCGCGCGCTGAACCCGTCCAGACCTGTGGCGACCAAGAAGCCATGA
- a CDS encoding GNAT family N-acetyltransferase, with protein MSTTLIEVRPAKAADATAVASTHDEAWRSAYQGIIPGAELEKLINRRGPQWWDSAIRKGSRVSVLVFGDKIAGYANYGRNRARSLHFDGEIYELYLRPEFQGLGFGRRLFAAARRDLMQSGLKSMVVWALSDNDPATEFYRALGGRMVARSSERFGPKSLDKVAFAWTN; from the coding sequence ATGAGCACAACCCTGATCGAGGTCCGGCCGGCCAAAGCTGCAGATGCAACTGCGGTGGCGTCCACCCATGACGAAGCCTGGCGTTCCGCCTATCAGGGCATCATTCCCGGCGCTGAACTGGAAAAGCTGATCAACCGTCGCGGCCCGCAATGGTGGGACAGCGCGATCCGCAAGGGCAGCCGCGTCAGCGTGCTCGTGTTCGGCGACAAGATCGCAGGCTATGCGAACTATGGTCGCAACCGCGCCCGCAGCCTGCACTTCGACGGCGAGATCTACGAGCTCTATCTGCGCCCCGAATTCCAGGGCCTCGGCTTCGGCCGCCGCCTGTTCGCCGCCGCCCGCCGCGACCTGATGCAGAGCGGCCTGAAGAGCATGGTTGTGTGGGCGCTCTCGGACAACGATCCCGCGACCGAGTTCTACCGTGCCCTGGGCGGCCGCATGGTGGCGCGCTCGTCCGAGCGTTTCGGGCCGAAGTCGCTCGACAAGGTTGCCTTCGCTTGGACTAACTAA
- a CDS encoding thiol-disulfide oxidoreductase DCC family protein, translating to MSKWPDDDVILFDGVCIFCSRWVRFVAKRDTARRFRFTPIQSDYGARLARAFGINPDDPDTNAVVHGGEVFMKSDAALTVLSQLPGWAWVRALFAVPKPLRDPVYSLIARNRYRIFGKYDACFVPDADLRARVIE from the coding sequence ATGAGCAAATGGCCCGACGATGATGTCATTCTGTTCGATGGCGTTTGCATCTTCTGCTCGCGCTGGGTGCGGTTCGTCGCCAAGCGCGACACCGCGAGGCGGTTTCGCTTCACGCCGATCCAGTCGGATTATGGGGCCCGGTTGGCGCGCGCTTTCGGCATCAATCCTGATGATCCCGATACCAATGCCGTCGTCCATGGCGGCGAGGTGTTCATGAAGTCGGACGCCGCACTGACGGTGCTCTCGCAGCTCCCTGGCTGGGCGTGGGTGCGGGCGCTGTTCGCCGTGCCGAAGCCGCTGCGCGATCCCGTCTACAGCCTCATCGCGCGCAACCGCTATCGCATTTTTGGGAAGTACGACGCGTGCTTCGTGCCGGATGCTGATCTGCGGGCCCGGGTGATCGAGTAA
- the ppa gene encoding inorganic diphosphatase, protein MRIDAVSIGKSVPHDVNVIIEVPVGGEPIKYEMDKEAGTLVVDRFLYTPMRYPGNYGFIPHTLSDDGDPCDVLIINTRAIIPGAVMSVRPVGVLFMEDEAGGDEKILAVPSSKLTQRYDKVKSYSDLPDITLQQIQHFFEHYKDLEKGKWVKILRWGGPDEAHKLILEGIEREKKKKKKG, encoded by the coding sequence ATGCGTATCGATGCGGTCTCGATCGGGAAAAGCGTCCCCCACGACGTCAACGTCATTATCGAAGTCCCCGTGGGCGGCGAACCGATCAAATACGAGATGGACAAGGAGGCCGGCACGCTTGTCGTCGACCGCTTCCTGTACACGCCGATGCGTTACCCCGGTAACTACGGCTTCATCCCGCACACGCTGTCAGACGATGGCGATCCCTGCGACGTGCTGATCATCAACACCCGTGCCATCATCCCTGGCGCCGTGATGAGCGTGCGCCCGGTCGGCGTGCTGTTCATGGAAGACGAGGCCGGCGGCGACGAGAAGATCCTTGCGGTGCCGTCGTCGAAGCTGACGCAGCGCTACGACAAGGTGAAGTCGTATTCCGACCTGCCCGACATCACGCTGCAGCAGATCCAGCACTTCTTCGAGCACTACAAGGATCTCGAGAAGGGCAAGTGGGTGAAGATCCTGCGCTGGGGCGGCCCGGACGAAGCCCACAAGCTGATCCTCGAAGGCATCGAGCGCGAGAAGAAGAAGAAGAAGAAGGGCTGA
- a CDS encoding glutamine amidotransferase, which produces MSFRTDRFGGAELVPFRKRAPGAAASEPLLPVLIVLHQESSTPGRVGNALRTLGHRLDIRRPRFGDPLPATLDRHAGAVIFGGPMSANDPDDYIRREIDWIEIPLREQRPFLGVCLGAQMLAMQLGARVAPHAQALTQIGYYPIRPTAAGHALCPDWPAQVYHWHREGFELPRGAELLAEGDDFPIQAFRADNAFGVQFHPDVTYAMMHCWTTRGYDGLSAPGARERHHHFADRAVYDVAERAWLDHFIDGWLARRVVLAQAAE; this is translated from the coding sequence ATGTCGTTCCGGACGGACAGGTTTGGTGGCGCAGAACTGGTGCCCTTCCGAAAGAGGGCGCCGGGCGCCGCCGCCTCCGAACCCCTTCTGCCGGTGCTGATCGTCCTGCATCAGGAATCCTCGACGCCCGGCCGCGTCGGCAACGCGCTGCGCACGCTCGGCCATCGCCTCGACATTCGCCGTCCCCGCTTCGGCGATCCCTTGCCTGCAACGCTCGACCGGCATGCCGGCGCCGTGATCTTCGGCGGCCCGATGAGCGCCAACGATCCCGACGACTACATCCGCCGCGAGATCGACTGGATTGAAATTCCGCTCCGCGAACAGCGGCCGTTCCTCGGCGTTTGCCTGGGCGCGCAGATGCTGGCGATGCAGCTCGGTGCGCGCGTCGCGCCGCATGCGCAGGCGCTGACCCAGATCGGCTACTATCCGATCCGCCCGACTGCCGCAGGACACGCGCTCTGCCCGGACTGGCCGGCGCAGGTCTATCACTGGCATCGCGAAGGCTTCGAATTGCCGCGGGGCGCCGAATTGCTGGCGGAAGGCGATGATTTTCCGATCCAGGCGTTCCGCGCCGACAATGCCTTCGGTGTGCAGTTCCATCCTGATGTGACCTACGCGATGATGCATTGCTGGACCACGCGCGGCTATGACGGCCTCAGCGCGCCCGGCGCGCGCGAGCGGCATCATCATTTCGCGGATCGCGCCGTGTACGACGTGGCGGAACGCGCCTGGCTCGATCATTTCATCGACGGCTGGCTGGCGCGCCGCGTGGTGTTGGCGCAAGCCGCCGAGTGA
- a CDS encoding YggT family protein: protein MRAVLDIVIIVLDLYVWLLIASAILSWLIAFNVVNTRNQFVSAVAEFLYRITEPVLAPIRNFLPSLGGLDISPIIVILLIMFIERVILYYIYPNVI, encoded by the coding sequence ATGCGTGCCGTTCTCGACATCGTCATCATCGTGCTCGATCTCTACGTCTGGCTGCTGATCGCCTCCGCGATCCTGTCCTGGCTGATCGCCTTCAACGTCGTGAACACCCGCAACCAGTTCGTGTCGGCGGTGGCGGAGTTCCTGTATCGGATCACCGAGCCGGTTCTCGCGCCGATTCGCAATTTCCTGCCGAGCCTCGGCGGCCTCGACATCTCGCCGATCATCGTGATTCTGCTCATCATGTTCATCGAGCGGGTGATTTTGTACTACATCTACCCCAACGTGATCTGA
- a CDS encoding SDR family oxidoreductase, with product MSERTILVLGASGLIGRFVTDDLRARGFCVVGVARSLSPAQKMGALDLELPILSLDAAALTRLFGEHAVDVVVNCLGVLQDGPGSDTNAVHRDFVARLLQAVADSGRAIRLVHISIPGTAEADRTAFATTKREAERLIAASGIPHAILRPGFVVAPSAYGGSAMLRALATFPLDLPAEEMATPFQPVAVEDISATIAWLAARDIGDAGVKAVTWDLMQAAPVTMAGVIKQFRRAFGTDGWPRLAMPSLMLDLGARIGDLANYLGWTPPMRSTAIAELRRGVTGDPSAWIAATGIAPKSLAETIGRHPATIQDKWFARLFLVKALIFASLVAFWLVSGFIALFVSYRAAASILSAHNFPPALVDPITIGTSLMDMSIGVLIAFRRIAAVGLVAGIVASLGYMFGAAILTPDLWIEPLGALVKTGPAIVLMLVALLMLDNR from the coding sequence ATGAGTGAGCGGACCATCTTGGTGCTCGGCGCCTCCGGCCTGATCGGCCGCTTCGTCACCGACGACCTGCGCGCCCGCGGCTTTTGCGTCGTCGGCGTCGCCCGCAGCCTGTCGCCGGCGCAGAAGATGGGCGCGCTGGATCTCGAGCTGCCGATCCTGTCGCTCGATGCGGCCGCGCTGACGCGCTTGTTTGGCGAGCACGCGGTGGATGTCGTCGTCAACTGTCTCGGCGTGCTCCAGGATGGACCCGGCAGTGATACCAATGCGGTGCACCGCGATTTCGTCGCGCGCCTGCTTCAGGCCGTTGCCGACAGCGGCCGCGCGATCCGGCTGGTTCACATCTCTATTCCCGGGACCGCAGAGGCCGATCGCACCGCCTTCGCAACGACCAAGCGCGAGGCCGAACGCCTGATCGCGGCCTCCGGCATTCCCCACGCCATCCTGCGGCCCGGCTTTGTCGTTGCGCCGTCGGCCTATGGCGGCAGCGCCATGCTGCGCGCGCTCGCCACCTTTCCGCTCGACCTGCCCGCGGAGGAGATGGCGACGCCGTTCCAGCCTGTGGCGGTCGAGGATATTTCGGCCACTATCGCCTGGCTCGCCGCGCGCGACATCGGCGATGCCGGCGTGAAAGCCGTGACCTGGGACCTGATGCAGGCCGCGCCGGTCACGATGGCCGGCGTCATCAAGCAATTCCGCCGCGCCTTCGGTACGGACGGCTGGCCTCGCCTCGCCATGCCCTCGCTCATGCTCGATCTCGGTGCGAGGATCGGCGATCTCGCCAATTATCTCGGCTGGACGCCGCCGATGCGCTCCACCGCCATCGCCGAACTGCGCCGCGGCGTCACCGGCGATCCCTCGGCATGGATCGCCGCCACCGGCATCGCACCGAAGTCGCTCGCCGAGACGATCGGGCGCCATCCTGCCACCATCCAGGACAAATGGTTCGCGCGGCTGTTTTTGGTGAAGGCGCTGATCTTCGCGAGCCTGGTCGCGTTCTGGCTCGTCTCCGGCTTCATTGCGCTGTTCGTGTCCTATCGCGCCGCTGCCAGCATCCTGAGCGCGCACAACTTTCCGCCGGCGCTGGTCGATCCCATCACCATCGGCACCAGCCTGATGGACATGAGCATCGGCGTGCTGATCGCCTTCCGCCGCATCGCCGCGGTCGGGCTGGTTGCGGGCATCGTTGCTTCGCTCGGCTATATGTTCGGCGCTGCGATCCTCACGCCCGACCTCTGGATCGAGCCGCTGGGCGCGCTGGTGAAGACGGGGCCGGCCATCGTGCTGATGCTGGTCGCGCTCTTGATGCTGGATAATCGCTAA